From the Streptomyces nigrescens genome, one window contains:
- a CDS encoding PP2C family protein-serine/threonine phosphatase, with translation MPSPLFADHSADRPPERETVEALITQARRLRGGLDAVRRESTVDTDLLADPQLRWQRALCDLAVHHLDDLGGHLDQLREGLPAGSADAPAPETGPPPAPQEPEPHERGALLRRVGSAEWNLLTDEVSWSDELFAMFGRAPSDGPLTLDELPSLVHPEDQDGLATMVTDCLVDGRPIDGEFRIVRPDESLRTVHMVGEPVLDADGSTACMWAVLRDVSELRRSQQAVRETRDSLHRERQIAQTEHRLAVELQEAVLPPWRGSLRFPHGGPVALDLAGRYLPSGTRDLIGGDWYDALQLPDGSTLLSVGDLTGHGVTATSGMAMVLGALRGMAVAGHRPGPLMGFLNQLLDSAAQPALGSAVCGRFDAAARTLEWAQAGHPAPLLFRGGTGRALDPPEGVLLGATSGASYTQHTEQLEPGDLLVLHTDGLVPRRAQGADAAHEGAERLLALAPRFAAARSAQDSVRIVVEEFGTAEREDDACVLIARVGG, from the coding sequence ATGCCGTCCCCTCTCTTCGCGGATCACTCAGCCGACCGGCCCCCCGAGCGTGAGACGGTCGAGGCACTCATCACGCAGGCCCGCCGCCTGCGCGGTGGCCTCGACGCGGTCCGCCGGGAGTCCACGGTGGACACCGACCTCCTCGCCGACCCGCAGCTGCGCTGGCAGCGGGCCCTGTGCGATCTCGCGGTGCACCACCTCGACGACCTCGGGGGCCATCTCGACCAGCTGAGAGAGGGCCTGCCCGCCGGAAGCGCGGACGCCCCGGCACCGGAGACCGGACCGCCCCCGGCCCCGCAGGAGCCCGAGCCGCATGAGCGCGGCGCGCTGCTGCGCCGGGTGGGCAGCGCCGAGTGGAATCTGCTCACCGACGAGGTCAGCTGGTCCGACGAGCTGTTCGCGATGTTCGGCCGGGCCCCGTCCGACGGGCCGCTCACCCTCGACGAGCTGCCGTCCCTGGTGCACCCCGAGGACCAGGACGGGCTGGCCACGATGGTCACGGACTGTCTGGTGGACGGCCGGCCGATCGACGGCGAATTCCGCATCGTGCGCCCCGACGAGAGTCTGCGCACGGTGCACATGGTGGGCGAGCCGGTGCTCGACGCCGACGGCAGTACCGCATGCATGTGGGCCGTGCTGCGGGACGTCAGCGAGCTGCGCCGCAGCCAGCAGGCGGTACGCGAGACCCGTGACTCGCTGCACCGCGAGCGGCAGATCGCGCAGACCGAGCACCGGCTTGCGGTCGAGCTGCAGGAAGCTGTGCTGCCGCCGTGGCGCGGCTCCCTGCGGTTCCCGCACGGCGGCCCGGTGGCCCTCGACCTCGCCGGTCGCTATCTGCCGTCCGGCACCCGCGACCTGATCGGCGGGGACTGGTACGACGCACTGCAACTCCCGGACGGCAGCACCCTGCTGAGCGTCGGCGACCTCACCGGGCACGGCGTCACCGCCACGTCCGGAATGGCGATGGTGCTCGGCGCGCTGCGCGGTATGGCGGTCGCCGGACACCGGCCGGGACCCCTGATGGGCTTCCTCAACCAACTGCTGGACAGCGCCGCGCAGCCGGCGCTGGGCAGCGCGGTGTGCGGCCGGTTCGACGCGGCCGCGCGGACGCTGGAGTGGGCCCAGGCGGGGCACCCCGCACCGCTGCTGTTCCGCGGCGGCACGGGGCGCGCGCTGGACCCGCCCGAGGGGGTACTCCTCGGGGCGACCTCGGGTGCGTCCTACACCCAGCACACCGAGCAACTGGAGCCCGGCGACCTCCTCGTCCTGCACACCGACGGCCTCGTCCCGCGCCGTGCGCAGGGCGCGGATGCCGCCCATGAGGGTGCCGAGCGGCTCCTCGCCCTGGCGCCGCGGTTCGCCGCCGCGCGCAGTGCCCAGGACAGCGTCCGCATCGTCGTCGAGGAGTTCGGCACCGCCGAGCGCGAGGACGACGCCTGTGTGCTGATCGCCAGGGTCGGCGGCTGA